The sequence ATTCTGTGGATGGCCTTAAGCCGTACACACTACCCACGTGTTCCCTTGGTTGATGCAAACCTTGTACATTTCTATACTCTTCTTCACCACCCTACATAGTTATCTTCATGTTGTGTTTTGTCACTCTCCTCGGGTCTATCATTGGTACAATCGAACCATTCTTTGATGGGATGGTTTGGTTAGAGGGGGAGAAAGACAAAGAGAGATCGGGGCAATAGACCTGTTCTCTATTCAATCCCTTGATTGCTTGTTGTTAGCACAGAGTGATGGCGAGAACAGGTGGCATGTTCCTCCTATGTCCGGGTGTGGGGCCCATGGGGCCCCATCAGCAACTCCGCCGCTTATAATGGTAGGTTCAAGGGCATACCACGTGGCAAACATTGAACACACTCAAGGCGCCAGCTCTAGCCGTCCCCAAGCACCGCCACACCTTAACTCTCGACGAGCGATTCCTTGGGTGGCCACGAGCTGGGTATGCTGCCTCGCTTCATCCTCCGGGTGGGAATGGACAGCGTTGAATCAGGTGTGCTACCACACGTCGGCTCTCGGGTAGGCTCTGTGTTCCTTCAGTAGACGCAAGTCTTATGTGTCTTCACACTCATTTTGGCCTTATATTCTAACTTGTGCTTTCGTCTAAACACTCTTTCACAGGCTAAGATAGTTGGACCGATGCAAGGACCTTTATCCTGGCACTACCGATATCGACCTATTGGGGTACCTATATACCTGTGATTAGGGTTGAAAGTGATTCGGATAGTTCCGTCCGACCAGACTTTTTTgggattcggatagtttcgaTCGGATATATAtggaaattttaatattttttttcgggaataaaaacgaatatgatatatGTGATATCCGTCGGAATCGGATAACGGTCGGATAATATCCGGTATTTTCCATCGGATATCAGGTATTCTTATGAaaaacatgtttttcttttctctactTAGGTGGAACAAAACAAACCATATGAAAAAGATATAAGGAATAGCAATTAACGTACAAACAAATGGAAAATTTCAATTCTAAAAAATAACCactcaaattttcaaaaactttcaattcaattctgaaaattttaataacttttaattcaaaaattgaaaagtTTCAGTTCTAATTCAAAACtctcaactcagatttaaaaaattcaactcaAGCTCTAGAACATTTAATTCAATTTCGAAATTCTCAACTCCAATTGAAATGTTCAgcccaaaatttaaaatattcaaccaattttcaaaaatttcaatgtgCCTGCGAAAATTTCAGTGATACACATgaatttatttgtttcatgataacaTAAATTTGTATTGAAAGTAAACACAATATTTTCTATCTCCCCCTTGCCCTTAcaaatagagataaaatttgaaaatgttgatgttttgtttttgaaaactaaTGGCTACATCTCTTCCTCGATTTAAGAAGCATACTTTGAGGGGTCTTGATATTTCGATAATtattcgttaccgtattcgtttcgattcgtattcgctccgtatctgtattcgataatattcgattccgttttaatatccgggtttccgattccgatttcgattccaagaaaaaaaaatgaaaacgaatatgatagagCTAGTTTCTGGCCGTgttcgatccgttttcatccctacctgTTATGCTGAcaattttaatccatcattaacaaaTTGTTTGTTTTTATCAACTTAAACATCATAAAGATCTTAACTCTCATATCCAGTCAGTGACTCAGTGTATACGACTGCCAAGAAGATGGACTAGGAACCATTATATTGCAACCAAAGTTAGCTGGTTGTATCTCAAGAGTTAGAGATTGGCCCTGCTTTGCAATAGAAAAGTACGGATATCAACTACCAAAGTAGCCATTAGCCAAACCATTCAACAGCCTACGGACACATTAGCAATACCGATAATATAGAGTCGGGTGGGGACTAGGGAGACATGAATCCAAATCACCTATTACAGGCAGGGTCACAGATTGACTCACAAACGAGATCAAAGTTCAGATCGCCAACGCGCAGGTAGGCGGCGATCGAGCAAGCAGAGGAGAGCGCGCGGGTGCGGGCAGCAATGGAGCGGCGCATGCTCAAGCATAGGCAGGCGGTTAGCAAGCGGAGGAGCGTGCACGAGAAAACCGACGTCGAGCAAGCGAAGGATCGAGCAACACGAGCTCAGGAGAAAACGAGGAGCAACGTGGATTCGCATGCAAGTGATCTGCGAGCAGGTAAAGGGGAGTGCGTGAGAAAGTCGGCGGCGAGCATAAGCAGAGGCATGGGCTCGCAAGCAGGTagaagaggagcggcggcgaccgatGGCTGACGGGCAGGATCACGAGCAGGCGGGGTGGGCGGAGGAGCTTGACGATGACCGGAAGGAGCAGGTGAGCGGCGGGCCAGTAAAAGTACTCGGTGATGGCCGGAAGAGCGGGTGAGCAAGCCGACAGGCGAGCAGGTGGACGACTATTGATGACCAGTGGTAGGCGGATGAGCGGCGATGACTGGCGCGCGGGCACGCGGGCGAACGATGGACGGGCGAGAGGACGAGCGAgtagcggcgcggcgcgggcacACGTCGTGCGCCCATCAAAGTGGGTCGAGATAATCCACTCGATTTTGATGGATGCTTTGAACCCGGATTTATAAGGAATGTTTCCATCTGGTGGGTTCAACTCAAACCATACGTACCTCAAATTACCAAACGCGCAGTGAATTTTGTTTtccattctctcttctctctatttttttggaaattcatACTGCGGTCCAAATTTCAACAATTTCGTTTGGTTTACCTGGCTGTATAGATGGCAATATGGCCCAAGGCTCGACGACCTGGCCCAAAGCACGGCAATTAGGCCCGGCCCAAGTACGGCACGCCGGGCCATGCCTGGGCTGCTCCCGCAACATAGCGGGCCAGCACGGCCCGACAGGactaaataaaaatagttgagggaccaTCATAGACTTAATTCAGCCATTTGAGGTACAGCCCAAAGACATGAGGTatataaaatagacttattccagctATATAAGACTCAGGCCAAAGACATGAGGGAGGAATAGTTAACTTATTTAATAGAGAAGCACGATGGGCTATCGTGCCTTCGAGCCCGCCCGGCATGGCCCGAGTCTTAATGGGTCGGGCCTAGGCCGGGGGTGCAACCCGTGGGCAGGCATAGCCCGGCCCGGTGTGTTAGTCGGGCCATGCCGGCCAAACTAGCTTCGGCCCAGGCCGGTCGTGCATAGGACGTGCCAGGCCAGGCGGCCCATTTGGCCGAGGGGAAATGATAAACGGGCCTAAATTTACCCACCCAAAGTGCTAATTTGATTAAACTGGTTGACTATAGACATCGCAAAGACATTGGAGTCAACAGTTATACAACTTTTCATCAATTTTGGCTAGAGTTTCACAAATAGAATTCAAGAAATTTGTGTTTTATGTTTCTATTGGTGTTAGTAGTGGTATGTGCCTCTGTCAGTTTAGATGTGATCTTTATGACTTGTTTAAGGTGTGATTGTATTTGGATCAtgttttgtaataattggctatacCTCTGTCAGTAAAGATCGGGAttctattctattatctaaaaatagcGAAGACCTTAAATGGCcaaaaatttggaattttgTTTGACACATGGGTAGGCGTTAGCGGGCTAAACTTTGGCCCACACGAATGTGTAACGGGCTAATAATTTCAGCTTGCCTAAGGGCATCCACATTGTTGCTTTTTAGCCGGTAATAAGCAATACATGCTCTCTTCCTACCCGGTAGGAAGCATTGTGAGAGTGGTAAAGAGTTAAAACCTGGTCATACAGCTACTACCGATGAACAAGAGATAAACAATATTATTTGTTCAGTATTTCTGACAGAACTCGCGAGAAGGAGTCACGTAGCAGTCACGGGAATTTTACTATCGGTGATTTTTTTTAGCTGGGCCCACCTTATTCCTCTCCAACGCGCATAAACAATGTTAAAGGGTGCGATGGTTTAATACCGTCTGACCCCTTGGCCCACAGTATTGCCAAAGTCGGCAACTAACATTGCGCTTGCCCTAATGCGTTAGTGCCAAAATTGGCCCATGTAGCAATATTTAAACAAGTCGGAAAAACTTTAAACGGAAACTAGTAGACTAGCTATACAACTTGGACCATAAATCTCCTCAAAACTTTCAGATAACTTAGTACGATAGTGATGTAATAAATTATAACAAATGTAGTTAcattttaacttaaaaaaattaggggCTCTCGGAGTAttatctccatcccaaaataagttcatttttcactcATCACACATATATTaacataaaaacaaaaatattagaatatccctactttatcaaatcgCAATCAACTATTGGTCACTCTATCTACTCTCAATAATATTATTCTCTATTTTTACAAACTACCCCTCCGTCCgaggtgtgattttttttttttttgacagagtagTACGATGCAAtgattaattttaaaaaaattattttggaatAAATTGAAGGGGTGTAAAAATGAATTTAATATGAGACAGAGAAGTTAGATCCAATACAATACAATATTACAGTGGTGTCAGTTGATGTACAAACGTCTGACACAttgttttcaaaaaagaaagaggaagaagacatatacaAATTCATTGACCGAGAACGATAGCACGCATCACATCAGCATCTACACGGATAGCCAAAGATGGCGATCaatggcgtcgccggcgccggcgccggcgacgtcgacgtcgacgtaGATGCATcagcacctccacctcctctccacCTGGTGATGTTCCCGTGGCTGGCGTTCGGCCACCTCATCCCGTTCCTCGAGCTCGCCAAGCGCCTGGCGGCGCGTGgccacgccgccgtcacctTCCTCGCCACGCCGCGGAACGcctcccgcctcgccgcgctcccgccggagctcgccgcctaCGTCCGCGTCGTCTCGCTCCCGCTTCCGGTGGTCGATGGCCTGCCGGAGGGCGCGGAGTCGACGGCCGATGTCCCGCCGGAGAAGGTGGAGCTTCTCAAGAAGGCGTtcgacggcctcgccgcgcccTTCGCCGCATTCCTCGCCGACGCCTGCGCCGCCGGAGACCGGGAAGGACGACCAGATCCTTTCAGCAGGAGGCCCGACTGGGTCGTCGTCGACTTCGCCCACGGCTGGCTCCCGCCCATCGCCGACGAGCACCGGGTGCCGTGCGCCTTCTTCTCCATctactcggcggcggcgctcgcgttCCTCGGCCCGAAGGCGGCGCACGACGCGCACCCGCGCACCGAGCCGGAGGACttcatgtcgccgccgccgtggatcACGTTCCCCTCCACCATCGCCTTCCGCCGCCACGAGGCCGcgtgggtcgccgccgccgcctaccggCCCAACGCCTCCGGCGTCTCCGACATCGACCGGATGTGGCAGCTGCATCAGCGGTGCCACCTCATCGTCTACCGCAGCTGCCCCGACGTCGAGGGCGCCCAGCTCTGCGGCCTCCTCGACGAGCTCTACCACAAGCCCGTCGTGCCCGCCGGCCTCCTGctgccgcccgacgccgccggcgacgacgacgacggccaccgCCCGGACCTGATGCGGTGGCTCGACGAGCAGCCGGCGAGGTCGGTCGTCTACGTGGCGCTCGGGACGGAGGCGCCGGTGACGGCGGACAACGTCCGCGAGCTCGCGCTGGGGCTGGAGCTCGCGGGCGCGCGGTTCCTCTGGGCGctgcgcgacgccggcgagcggctgcCGGAGGGGTACAAGGCGCGCGTCGCGGGTCGCAGCGTGGTGGAGGCGGGGTGGGTGCCGCAGGTGCGCGTCCtggcgcacgccgccgtcggcgcgtTCCTGACGCACTGCGGCTGGGGCTCCACCGTGGAGAACCTCCGGTTCGGCGGCCTCCCGCTGGTGATGCTGCCGTTCATCGCCGACCAGGGGCTCATCGCGAGGGCCATGGCGGACAGGGGGCTCGGCGTGGAGGTGGcgagggacgacgacggcgacggctcgttccgcggcgaggacgtcgcggcggcggtgcggcgggtgatggcggaggaggaggggaaggtgTTCGCGCGCAACGCAAGGGAGATGCAGGAGGcactcggcgacggcgagcggcaggATCGCTACGTCGACGAGCTTGCCGAGCGGCTGCGTCGTCGCCGGAGTTTGGGctgaacgccgccgccgcggcggcggcggcgcgcgcgataGCTCCATCACGATTCACGAACTACGTCATCACGCATCGTATTCTTTTCGCGAAGTATTTGCTTTGAAAATTTTTGTGATGGAATAAATTCGCGATGCAAATTTGGAAGTGAACTGAACAAACGATATCAGACTAAAAAACTTGTGTAAAATAGTTTATCTACCACCCAGAATAGCATATGAACCAGGTTAATGTTTTCGATGAAAGCTGATCGATAGATGCAAATTTTGGAGTTTTCAACGTGTGGCGGAAGTATATTCCAAGTGAAATTTCTAAATGGTTTTTGGGAATTCAAATCAAAACAGTAATTCAACCGAAATTTGTCGAATTTTGGTGAAAATTGTCGTACCGCCGGTTCAGGACCTCAATTGAAACAGTGAGCCATATGAACCCAATGCATGAATGCATTTCAAATAGGATACATACCTTTTTTATTTGGGTGAATGTTTTTGTGCTTACTTCAAATTACCCTAAAAATTTTATGGCCATAAAATAAAATGTGCAAAGCATGAcacgttataaaaaaaaattggacccATGCTTCTGCGTAGTCCAATGCCCAtccgtcatttttttttttcactagcTCTTAGACTTGCAAAATCTGTTCTTTGAAAATGTAGCTAAACTAGCCTGCAGAACTTGCAGTGTCCTACGCGGCTAGCGAAATTGATGAAAAATTGGTAACTTATCATAACATATCTGCACTACTGATTTTCCTCAGCCAAATTTAGGGTCCTAACTCCAGCGAGGAATCTGTTTAAAACTCCAGCCaaatggccctgtttagtttccaaaaactctctcaaaaatatcacatcaaatttttggacacatacataaagtattaaatataaataaattaaaaaactaattgcacactTAGGGagaaaatcgtgagacgaatcttctaagcctaattagttcataaTTAGCCAAAAAtgctacaataacccacatgtgctaataacggattaattaagctcaaaagattcgcctCGTGGcttccaagcgagttatgaaattagttttttcatttgtatctgaaaaccccttccgacatctggtcaaacgtccggtgtaacacccaaaaattttcattttgcgAACTAAACAGACCCAGAATATGGAAAATGGCATTCAAATGTTCCTCGAGTGATGCCGGCTGGAACAATAAGCCAATGAAATGACTAGCAAACAAATACTGCTCTGATTATTGGAACAAATACTGCTCTGATTATTGGAATAGTTGAAGCAATCACTAGCAAATGCTTTTAGCTTTAGCATTGCATGGTAAACTAACATGAATACTTTGCCAGTGGATATGAAAGAGGTAAATAAACATACACAGGCAGTAAAGCATCGATGCGAAATGAAACAGTAGAAAGGAGAAATTAATAAAAGAGGCCCCATTAAAAGATGAGTTCACAATTCGCAgataaaaaaacacaagcaaTCCCTAGTACAGTacacaaaaaaggaaaaatcaacACCAGACTGAAAGAGAACCGCCAATGATGAAGGCGATGCCACACCATACTATCATCAAAAGGcaactcaaatttcaaatttccaTGTCACCAAAAGGGAGGCCAATAGAGCACGAttgtttcaaatttcagttctCATGACAGCTCTGGATCAGGATCAGTCCCAAGCACTAGAAAAACCTTGCCCGCCACCTCCATAGCTGCTACCGCCACCAtagccgcctccaccgccaccaccaccatatcCGCCACCTCCAtaacctccacctccaccaccatacCCTCCACCACCATAccctccaccaccactgccTCTGTCTCGTCGGAAGTCCCGGCCACCAAACCTAGCACCACCACCTGACCTGCGGTttctcccaccgccgcctccaaaCGATGAACGGGCAGCATACCTCTCAAGCCATTGAGGAACCTCCTGGTTAGCCTCCTGCATGAGCTCACTCAGCGGCCTTGCCAGTGGGGTGTTGCTCTCGTTGAAAAATGCAGTTGCCAGACCAGATTTCCCTGCACGCCCTGTCCTTCCTATCCGATGGACATAGTCGTCTATATCATTTGGGAGGTCAAAATTAATGACGTGGGCAACATGAGGTATATCCAGTCCACGAGCAGCAACATCAGTTGCCACGAGGATGGGAGTTGCTCCACTCTTGAAGGATCTCAGGGCATACTCTCTTTCCTGTATAAAGAACAGATGGTATCATGTTCAACCCAGACCTTGCAGAAGCCATAATACGAGGATAATGGCATCGTATAACAGTAGATGTTTCATGGCAAATGTAAATGTTTCAGAAAGCATACATGCACAGTACAATGTATCAGTATTTGTTGACCCTTGTAATCCAGAATGGCTACAGAAAAAAAGGGGTCTTCGTGAAGATGTATTGCTGGGAGATGTATGATGGAAGTATGATGTGATCATCATCATACACCACATGCAAATGCAGAGACTCGATTTGAATTACTGATTTGGTAGGTATATTAACCTTTTTCATTACATATTTTGAGATACCCTGAGTGTACATATGGTGAACTTTATTAAATTAAACAAACATGCAATGACATCCAAGACTTATCTAAGTGAACAAGGCAGTGTTGCCATggtaatattttcaaatatctTTATACAGCTTCTGCCATACACTGACATATAACtataagggcatgtttggtagagctccaactcctaaatttagttccaggagttgagtctggagtggagttgtggagctgcctaaacccagctccacctctctagttcattttgtgagagagctccacccaactccactcccagtttagGTGGagctaagggcctgtttggcacagctccagctccacccctcctggagctggagctcagccaaacagtttcagctccacctaaaatgggagtggagttgggtggagctctcttaCAAAATGaactggagttgtggagctgggtttaggcagctccacaactccactccagacccaactcctggagttaaatttaggagttggagctgtaccaaacaggccctaaaactgtttggctggaCTCCAGCTccaagagaggtggagctggagctgtgccaaacaggccctaagaatACACTTCTGTATGCAAGCAAGTCAAAGCAAAGCCACACCTGTTGTGTTCTGTCTCCATGAATGCTAGTTGCTGGGAACCCATTGTTATAAAGCCAGTTCTCCAGGGCATCAGCTCCCCTCTTTGTCTCCACAAAGACCAAGGTAAGAGCTTGCTGAAATAATGAGTGAAACACAagaaattattaaaaatgtgTCAACAAGTATGAAAACAATATGATTTTAGAATAGCCAACGGGATGCCTTGTGTCATATATACACACTAAATCTatgaatttttattaaaataacaGATCAACAAAGCCTGAAATACACAGTACCTTCCCATGTGTACCATTTGCCCTTTGTGCATGAAGAAGGTCCATGAGGTAGCTTCTTTTGTCAGCATCAAGGACAAACTCAACCCTCTGGACAATTAAATCAGTACTTGAACCAACTCTCCCGACAGCAAGAAATATGTAATCGGCGAGGAAATCTGAAGCCATTCTCTGCATCAGTAAATCATTGGGCGATTAGTGTAATCCTTGTATTTTATGCAGGCACAGTAACAACAACACTAAGTTAGATGCTGGTAGCTTTATGCAGGAACCATGCCCCCAAAGGGAAAATACTGGTAACTTTGGAACGATTAACATTTGTCAGATCATGGTAGGTTTTCACTgctaaccaaacaaaaatttgtGAGCTTGGTTCAAAAACTTTCGGGACTAATGAACTAACCgcagagaaaacaaaaaggatgCATTTTTCTAACATGCACATGTTAGAACTAGATCCAATCACTTTAAAGATGTACAACGTTTTAAGCATATGAATTTGATGGTCATTGTGGAATCGCAATATGAAAATACAAAAACCATCTGTAAaacaaagagtaaatttcacaaaactacaaatactatgaccaaattatcacaaaactacagatttaactcagtgtatcacaaaactacacatttaacaccaaatatatcacaaaactacacatttaagatgaagtgtcacaaaactacatgtttagtagtaactaaattatcataaaactacaggtttagaaccaatttaatcacaaagtaataatgtttatagctccaccataacaatggtgctagggatttaaactccaaacgttgtagttttgtgataagttcaatattaaatatgcatttttgtgatacttaacctaaaatctgcagttttgtgataaatttggtgctaaatatgtagttttgtgatacaactccttaaatctgtagttttgtgataatttggtcaaaatacctgtagttttgtgaaatttactctaaaacaAAATATGCAAACATTCATAGAGAACTAAAATACAACATATggatcactattcaagggaataAAACTCCCAAAAATGATTAACATTAGAAAACAGAAATCTGCAATCAAATTCAGTGATGCGATCGAATAGCAGAAAGCCAGACTAGGGAAAGAAGCGAACCTGTATCTCCTTTGGAAATGTAGCACTAAACAACATCGTCTGCCTCTCTCCACGTGGAGGCATGTCCATCTGCTCAACTATTTTACGTATCTGGGGCTCAAATCCCATATCAAGCATTCTATCAGCTTCATCAAGAGCTAAATACTTTATCATCTGCAGTGAGACTCTAGCCCTCTCCAACAAATCCATTAAGCGGCCAGGAGTTGCCACAAGGATTTCAACACCTCTTTCTAACTCCCTCAGCTACAAAAACAACCATACACTTTACTTAGTACAATATCCAAttacatggaaaaaaaacattttaagaCCCATTCCTAGCATTCAAATGTCAGCTTATAccttttatatttgtatttcttGTTCTGTCAAGCATACACAAGTTTATGTTACAAAAAGTTCCCACTTGAATTATTGCAATAATAAGAAGAATTTATGTTATTTAGTTTGCTACATATATAGTATTCTTTAGTTTTGTTCAAGGTATGTTTGCTCTCCTTGGATCTCAAGTTTCATCAAGATTGGATTTTGTTAAACCCAATTTAGAGCCTAGCAATTTAAAAACAGATACTCGAATATGTCATTTCATAACTACATTTCATGAACTTGTCACAATGTTGCCTCTCTACCAACTAAATCGGGATTACAAATTCTGGGCAAGCGGCCCAATTCATTTGCCACAACTCCATTTGCCATATAACTGTGGCAAGCCACACAAAGTGTGGCTAACAATTTGATGGCCACAACTATGGCAAACTTTGGCTAGAAAATGAGAGTATGATGCGTGGGCCAATGTGCTAATAAAGTATAGCTTGACTCAATTGTGGCACTCAATCAAATACTAACCTAAGAATTTGTGGCACGCATAAGGTTTGGTGTGACAAACTGTGGCCACCAACAAAAAAGCCCCTTAAAGCACAGGCCACAAGGTTTGCTTTGCCAGTACAACTATGATGTTTACAAATGAGGGCCTTGCACTAATATTCTATTCTTTTTTATCGTAGCAGATTGTGACACGTGAACTTGCTAAAGTATTCAGTTCTCTTAGATGGCacgatttaaaattttaagccGTGGATGTAAATGCATCATATCAGCAAATGTCCAAGTAAAGCAGAAAATGTGTACAATCCTCTTGACAAGGCAAAGCATGTGAAACTCAGGTATGCACAGACCAAAATACAAGGCATTACGGTTGAAACGTATCATAGACTAAATAGACACAAACCTGCTGAGTAATTGGCGCTCCTCCGTATGCAACGACCACTTTAACACCAGTCTGGTATGCAAACTTCCTTGCTTCTTCATGGATCTATGGAATGAAATATCGCAAGCGAATCaaccaaaataataaaagaTAGTTCTGCAAATAATACAAAGAGGAACACAAGGTTCAGTCGGACATACTTGGACCGAAAGCTCACGAGTGGGAGATAGGATTAGTGCAAGAGGATATGCGGTCCTGGAACCCCGTGACCTGGGGGGTGGCCTTGACCTCATGATTCCACTGATGATAGGGAAACAAAAGGCTGCTGTCTTTCCAGATCCTGTTTGTGCACAGGCCATGAGATCCCGTCCTGCAATGGAGATTGGGATGGCATAACGCTGCACTGGTGTCGGCTTCACATATTTGCACCTTCTGATATTCTCATTCAGCGCGTCACCCAAATCAATCTCCGCAAATGTATTGGCTGGTGGGGGCACATCATGGCCACTTGTCTCAACAGGGATGTCTTCATAGGCTTCAAAATTGATGCCAGTGTTCTCGCCCTCAAAGTCAACTTCCGCAGCCTCACTATTGGCAAAAGGATCCGGTTCACGGTCTCTTCGGTCCCAACCCCCAGGGCGGGAGTTCCatgcaccaccgccaccaccacctcctccaccgcggccACCAACACCAAAGCCCTGGCGAGAACCACCTAcgctcccaccaccaccaccaccattcaCAATGCCCGCCCAGCGAGGGCCACCAACCACACCAGGCTGGCCAACAGAAGGctgcgcggcgggggcggcggccgagggCAGCGCGCCAGCTTGCGCCGGCGCTGCAGGAGCAGCTTGGCCGCGGAGGTGCGGGGGAACGTATGAGCTGCGCGGGAGGCGCGAGTTGCCGTGGTTAGCAGCAGCCGCGGGCGCCGATTCCTCGGCGTTCGCAGCTGAGTCAGCCCATGAAGATCGCATAATTTAGCGCACAAGGCCCGTTGATGAGAACGCACCACTCGATCACTGAAACAAACCACATCATTAGCTaactaattattttatttattcaaaACAAACTAAAACAACTGTCATTATTAGTACTAACGCTAACGCAACGAGGAAAACCTAGCTTAGCTTCCAGATCTACAAGAGAGGATAAGTCCTAGGGTAGAAGAACGAGAGGGCGCGGGTGCTCACcggaggcggaagcagcaggacgacgGAAACCCACGGCTCCTCTACTCAGCTCGCGGCGGGATGGGTGAGGGGAtcggcgaaggcggcggggtggcgaagtggcgaggaggagacggggGAGTAGAGGAGGGGGAGTGGTCGGAGGGCGAGGGGAGTAtgcggcggagggagggaggcagtagcaagaggcggcggcggcggcggagcgaggtgGGGGGTGGTGGAGAtcggcgcgtcggcggcgaaggcggcgggggggaagggaaggggagacGAGacgtgggggagaggggaggggacggGGGAGAGGGGAGTAATAAGGCCGGAGGAAGCGCAAGGAGTCAAGAGGCCCATTAGTGGTATGGGCTTTTCTTAGCCACCTTTTTGCCCGGCCTGCCCCAAGCAGTACAAGTTTTCGTCCAGTTGTATAGTCcagaaaaggaataagttcatttcagGTCCTTCAACTTGATACCGAATCCCACTTTCGTCCTTGAACCGAAAAACAAGATACAATC is a genomic window of Oryza glaberrima chromosome 7, OglaRS2, whole genome shotgun sequence containing:
- the LOC127779850 gene encoding UDP-glycosyltransferase 91C1-like codes for the protein MAINGVAGAGAGDVDVDVDASAPPPPLHLVMFPWLAFGHLIPFLELAKRLAARGHAAVTFLATPRNASRLAALPPELAAYVRVVSLPLPVVDGLPEGAESTADVPPEKVELLKKAFDGLAAPFAAFLADACAAGDREGRPDPFSRRPDWVVVDFAHGWLPPIADEHRVPCAFFSIYSAAALAFLGPKAAHDAHPRTEPEDFMSPPPWITFPSTIAFRRHEAAWVAAAAYRPNASGVSDIDRMWQLHQRCHLIVYRSCPDVEGAQLCGLLDELYHKPVVPAGLLLPPDAAGDDDDGHRPDLMRWLDEQPARSVVYVALGTEAPVTADNVRELALGLELAGARFLWALRDAGERLPEGYKARVAGRSVVEAGWVPQVRVLAHAAVGAFLTHCGWGSTVENLRFGGLPLVMLPFIADQGLIARAMADRGLGVEVARDDDGDGSFRGEDVAAAVRRVMAEEEGKVFARNAREMQEALGDGERQDRYVDELAERLRRRRSLG
- the LOC127779025 gene encoding DEAD-box ATP-dependent RNA helicase 52B, whose amino-acid sequence is MRSSWADSAANAEESAPAAAANHGNSRLPRSSYVPPHLRGQAAPAAPAQAGALPSAAAPAAQPSVGQPGVVGGPRWAGIVNGGGGGGSVGGSRQGFGVGGRGGGGGGGGGAWNSRPGGWDRRDREPDPFANSEAAEVDFEGENTGINFEAYEDIPVETSGHDVPPPANTFAEIDLGDALNENIRRCKYVKPTPVQRYAIPISIAGRDLMACAQTGSGKTAAFCFPIISGIMRSRPPPRSRGSRTAYPLALILSPTRELSVQIHEEARKFAYQTGVKVVVAYGGAPITQQLRELERGVEILVATPGRLMDLLERARVSLQMIKYLALDEADRMLDMGFEPQIRKIVEQMDMPPRGERQTMLFSATFPKEIQRMASDFLADYIFLAVGRVGSSTDLIVQRVEFVLDADKRSYLMDLLHAQRANGTHGKQALTLVFVETKRGADALENWLYNNGFPATSIHGDRTQQEREYALRSFKSGATPILVATDVAARGLDIPHVAHVINFDLPNDIDDYVHRIGRTGRAGKSGLATAFFNESNTPLARPLSELMQEANQEVPQWLERYAARSSFGGGGGRNRRSGGGARFGGRDFRRDRGSGGGGYGGGGYGGGGGGYGGGGYGGGGGGGGYGGGSSYGGGGQGFSSAWD